In the genome of Marispirochaeta sp., one region contains:
- a CDS encoding NAD(P)H-dependent oxidoreductase, with protein MNKAVLIILGHPDSSSFCGAAAEALREAAEGAGAGAEILNLYAEGFDPVLTSEEAARRFSFDTAVQKHQQLIQNAELVAWVHPDWWGAPPGIVKGWLDRVLQPGFAFSFEEDFSGRIRRMPLLKGKKAITVISSDADATEPVPAADMWQKRVFHYCGFGPAEVLVLPETRSTDYSKRTEFLAACAETLTRLLDTGNDTDGAAS; from the coding sequence ATGAATAAAGCTGTTCTTATTATTCTCGGACACCCCGATTCATCATCTTTCTGTGGTGCTGCGGCAGAAGCCCTTCGCGAAGCAGCTGAAGGTGCTGGAGCAGGCGCTGAAATTCTGAACCTCTACGCCGAGGGGTTCGATCCCGTGCTGACCTCGGAAGAGGCTGCCCGGCGATTCAGCTTTGATACTGCTGTGCAGAAACACCAGCAGTTGATACAAAATGCCGAACTGGTTGCCTGGGTCCATCCCGACTGGTGGGGAGCTCCTCCGGGAATAGTAAAAGGCTGGCTGGACCGGGTCCTGCAGCCGGGTTTTGCTTTCAGCTTTGAGGAGGATTTCAGCGGCAGGATCAGGCGGATGCCATTACTCAAAGGAAAAAAGGCCATAACGGTAATCAGCTCCGACGCGGACGCCACTGAACCGGTACCGGCGGCTGACATGTGGCAAAAGAGGGTCTTTCATTACTGCGGTTTCGGACCTGCGGAGGTTCTGGTCCTGCCGGAAACCCGGAGTACGGATTACTCAAAGCGTACGGAGTTCCTCGCGGCCTGTGCTGAGACCCTGACAAGGCTGCTGGATACCGGAAACGATACGGATGGTGCTGCATCGTGA
- a CDS encoding NUDIX hydrolase: MRWKQPDSHHHWKELERRVVAKTPIFTLSAAKRRDGEEKEAEFVLIEAPEWVTIIPVIEKPDGSRDFLMVRQFRHGSGELTVEFPAGAADSGEDPADAAARELLEETGCRAAELICIGSVNPNPAFMTNHTHTFVALGLEHVAEQKLDIHERVEFAPISESEVFDKMGTGVYSNGVMLIALAYYQRWKKGKNPVHS; this comes from the coding sequence GTGAGATGGAAACAGCCTGACTCGCACCACCATTGGAAAGAACTCGAGCGCCGGGTTGTGGCGAAGACTCCGATCTTTACCCTTTCTGCCGCGAAGCGCCGGGACGGAGAAGAAAAAGAAGCGGAGTTTGTTCTGATCGAAGCCCCGGAGTGGGTTACCATAATTCCGGTAATCGAGAAGCCCGATGGTTCCCGGGATTTCCTGATGGTTCGTCAGTTCCGGCACGGCTCCGGGGAGCTGACAGTCGAGTTTCCCGCCGGCGCGGCGGACAGCGGAGAGGACCCCGCAGACGCTGCAGCCCGGGAGCTTCTGGAAGAGACAGGCTGCCGCGCAGCGGAGCTCATTTGTATCGGATCCGTAAATCCCAATCCCGCCTTCATGACCAACCACACCCATACCTTTGTAGCCCTGGGTCTTGAACATGTGGCGGAGCAGAAGCTGGATATCCACGAAAGAGTAGAGTTTGCCCCCATTTCTGAGTCCGAGGTTTTTGACAAGATGGGAACCGGAGTGTACAGCAACGGGGTAATGCTGATTGCTCTTGCTTACTACCAGCGCTGGAAGAAAGGCAAAAATCCGGTTCACTCTTGA